One window of the Salmo trutta chromosome 35, fSalTru1.1, whole genome shotgun sequence genome contains the following:
- the LOC115174796 gene encoding headcase protein homolog isoform X1: MPNQKSNKGKRNKRTNSSGDEQENGASAAATVGAPGVTTLLGATAAPLHEHTSAEAPCATPLVCSLARDIDLEKDDYQRVVCNSDSCPYGNWMHLQCFYEWESSILVQFNCIGRARSWNEKQCRQNMWTKKGYDLAFRFCSCRCGQGHLKKDTNWYQVKRMTDVKKKIPLEKSLGKLSSSTGAGGGACGGGLDLPDDPKRGKLHGGSKLAHRASQELPRRQSVDRQNSQERGHVGLFCASSLGPRSPSESPGQSPPLGFSFFSPPTFAGPRNSRHLGEFLKKAVHMDSHRKHMLASGMLGRGGHLDHTILPLPRLTLGDNPVQFLRRLDLTELLTHIPRHKLNTYHVRMEDDAQAGQGEDLRRYILSALSASHRNMVNCALCHRTLPVFEQFPLVDGTLFLSPARHDEIEYDVPCHLQGRLMHLYAICVDCLEGVHKIVCIKCKSRWDGSWHQLGTMYTYDILAATPCCQARLNCKHCGKPVIDVRVGMQYFSEYSNVQQCPHCGNLDYHFVKPFSSFKVLEAY, encoded by the exons CAGAGGCCCCCTGTGCTACCCCTCTTGTGTGCAGTCTGGCCAGAGACATTGACCTTGAGAAGGATGACTACCAACGTGTAGTGTGCAACAGTGATAGCTGCCCCTATGGCAACTGGATGCACTTGCAGTGCTTCTACGAGTGGGAGAGCAGCATCCTGGTCCAGTTCAACTGCATTGGAAGGGCCCGCAGCTGGAACGAGAAGCAGTGCCGGCAGAACATGTGGACTAAGAAGGGATACGACCTGGCCTTCCGCTTCTGCTCCTGCCGCTGCGGCCAGGGCCACCTTAAGAAAGACACAAACTGGTACCAGGTGAAGCGCATGACAGATGTAAAGAAGAAGATCCCTCTGGAGAAGAGCCTGGGGAAGTTGAGCAGCTCAACTGGAGCTGGAGGGGGTGCATGTGGAGGTGGGTTGGATCTGCCTGATGACCCTAAGAGGGGCAAGTTGCATGGGGGCAGTAAGCTGGCTCACAGAGCAAGTCAGGAGCTGCCTCGCCGACAGTCAGTGGATCGGCAGAACTCTCAAGAGAGGGGACACGTAGGGCTGTTCTGTGCAAGCAGCCTGGGGCCCCGCTCACCCTCTGAGTCCCCGGGCCAGTCCCCTCCGTTAggcttctccttcttctccccgCCCACCTTCGCAGGACCCCGCAACTCCCGGCACCTGGGGGAGTTCCTGAAGAAGGCAGTGCACATGGATAGCCACCGGAAGCACATGCTGGCAAGCGGCATGCTGGGTCGCGGAGGCCACCTGGATCACACCATCTTGCCTCTGCCCAGACTCACCCTGGGGGATAACCCAGTGCAGTTCCTGCGAAGGCTGGACCTCACAGAGCTGCTGACCCACATTCCCAGGCACAAGCTGAACACCTACCACGTACGTATGGAGGATGATGCCCAGGCAGGCCAGGGAGAGGACCTGAGGAGGTACATCCTGTCAGCTCTGAGCGCCAGCCACAGGAACATGGTCAACTGTGCCCTGTGCCACCGCACCCTGCCTGTCTTTGAGCAGTTCCCCCTGGTGGACGGGACCCTGTTCCTGAGCCCTGCTAGACATGATGAGATCGAGTATGATGTGCCGTGCCACCTGCAAG GGAGGCTGATGCACCTGTATGCAATCTGTGTCGACTGTCTGGAGGGAGTCCACAAAATTGTATGTATCAAATGCAAGTCCAGGTGGGATGGGAGCTGGCACCAGTTGGGGACAATGTACACCTACGATATACTGGCTGCGACGCCATGTTGTCAG GCCCGTCTGAACTGCAAGCACTGTGGTAAGCCGGTCATAGATGTCAGGGTGGGGATGCAGTACTTCTCAGAGTACAGCAACGTGCAGCAGTGCCCCCACTGTGGGAACCTCGACTACCACTTTGTCAAGCCATTCTCCTCCTTCAAAGTCTTGGAAGCTTATTGA